TGTTACAGAACTACCCTGAACTTGATGTAGGTATACATATTACCCTCACCAGCGAATGGACAAATGTAAAATGGCGCCCACTAACTCACGCTCCCAGCCTTACCGATGGCAATGGCTATTTTTATCCTATGATCTGGCCAAACGAGCATTATGGTGCAGAGCAAGCCCTCTCCAGACAAAACTGGAAGCTGAAAGAAATTGAGCAGGAGATCAGAGCACAGATAGAGATAGCTCAGAAGAATATTCCTCAGCTGACACACCTTAGTGCTCATATGGGCTGCACTAGCATTGCCCCAGAAGTAGAAGCTATATATCGTAAACTTGCCATGGAGTATGCACTAGATATTCACCCTGAAGATTATCAGGTAAAACGAGCTACCTACTTAGGAGAGAAAGAAACACCAGCACAAAAGAAGCAGGCATTTATTAAGATGCTGGCAGAGTTACAGGCAGGAGTTCATATGTTTGTAGACCACCCTGCTTACGATGTACCTGAAACCAGGGCTATCCATCATACGGGTTATGAAGATGTGGCCCACGACCGGCAGGGAGTTACTGATATGCTGACCGACCCGGATGTATTACAGGCAATTAAAAAGTATGGTATCAGATTGATCAGCTATGCTGACCTGAAAAAATAGATCACTGACTATACCTTAAATTTTGTGCTTTTCCCGAAGGCAAACTTTATATAGTTATATCTACCAACAATACAACCAAGAAACTAATACTCATAAACCAACCTAAATCATGCGCAGAAGAGATGCCGTTAAGGCTCTGGCAATTACTACAGTAACGCCAAAAGTATTTTTTAATGGAGCAGCCCAGGCAGCTACGCCTCTCCCAAAAGCTAAAACTGAGAACTTTAACAGCCAGTGGCAACTATGGCCCGATATGCAATGGGCAGGCCCGGAGTATTGGGGGAACCGCCTGCAAGACTGGGAAATACAATCTGGCAAACTAGTTTGTAATGTGAGTGGAAAAAATCGTGCATTGCATAACCTATGTTTTCAGCTCAGCCAGGAGAAAGCAGCCTTTAGCACTGAGCTTGTTGCAGAAATGCTGTCCCCTCATACTAAAAACGAAGGTTATATTGGCTTTAGGATTGGAGCAAAAGGTCCTTTTAAGGATTATCGCTCTGCTGCGGTATTTGGTAAAGGACTAGATGTAGGTATCAGCAATCAAGGCAAACTCTTTATAGGTGCCACAGAGTCTGAGCAGTCTCTGGATACCAGGCAGCCGCTACACCTTAAGCTTGAAGCTCAGCCCCGACGTAGCGCATATCAGCTTAGCCTTAGTGTGTTGGATGCTGATGGGAAAGTACTCGCAGAGCTTAAAACCGATAACATTCCGGCAGATGACTTATACGGAAATATAGCACTCGTCTCCAGCTTTGATGTTCAGGGAGAAGAAAGTGAGGCTGCGTCTGCCCGTTTTGACCAGTGGAAAATAAGTGGAGCAAAGCTTGTTCATCATCCTGAGCAAACGTATGGGCCTATTTGCTTCGCGCAATACACTTTGCATAAAAATACGCTTAAGCTTACCGCACAGCTTACACCAGTAGAAGCCATAGAAGGCTACAAAGTAGCCTTGCAGGTTAAAGATAAAGCTGAGTGGAAGAGTATTCAGGAGAGAGAAATAGATCCTATGGGGCGCAGCGCCCAGTTTAGAATTGATAACTGGCCTTACCAGGAGGCAGTACCTTATCGGGTCATGCTAGAGCTCCCCTTGCTGCAAGGCAGGCAGGCTTTTTATTATGAAGGTACCATCGCGAAAGAGCCCACAGATGCCGAGGAGGTGAAAATGGCAGTGTTTAGCTGTAATGCCGATCATGGTTTTCCAGACCAGGAAGTAGCGACCAACGTTTTAAAGCATCAGCCTGACCTGGCGGTCTTCTTAGGAGATCAGTACTACGAAGGAAGCGGAGGCTTTGGCATACAAACCTCTCCTTTAGAAAAGGCCACGCTGGACTTTTTGCACAAGTGGTATATGTTTGGATGGTCTTATCGCGAAATTTTCAGGCACATTCCTTCTGCCTGCATACCTGATGATCATGATGTATACCACGGTAATGTGTGGGGAGAAAGCGGAAAGCATGCACCTACCGAAGAGGGCTGGGGCTATGTGGCCCAGGACCAGGGCGGCTATAAAATGCCAGTCAACTGGGTAAATATGGTGCAGCGTACCCAGACCGGACATCTGCCCGACCCTTATGACCC
This window of the Porifericola rhodea genome carries:
- a CDS encoding polysaccharide deacetylase family protein, with amino-acid sequence MNKFFYLAGLIFLLSHFPLAAQDDGIRLIVRSDDMGFSHAANLAIIESVEKGITTSVEVMVPTPWFPEAVALLQNYPELDVGIHITLTSEWTNVKWRPLTHAPSLTDGNGYFYPMIWPNEHYGAEQALSRQNWKLKEIEQEIRAQIEIAQKNIPQLTHLSAHMGCTSIAPEVEAIYRKLAMEYALDIHPEDYQVKRATYLGEKETPAQKKQAFIKMLAELQAGVHMFVDHPAYDVPETRAIHHTGYEDVAHDRQGVTDMLTDPDVLQAIKKYGIRLISYADLKK
- a CDS encoding alkaline phosphatase D family protein; translated protein: MRRRDAVKALAITTVTPKVFFNGAAQAATPLPKAKTENFNSQWQLWPDMQWAGPEYWGNRLQDWEIQSGKLVCNVSGKNRALHNLCFQLSQEKAAFSTELVAEMLSPHTKNEGYIGFRIGAKGPFKDYRSAAVFGKGLDVGISNQGKLFIGATESEQSLDTRQPLHLKLEAQPRRSAYQLSLSVLDADGKVLAELKTDNIPADDLYGNIALVSSFDVQGEESEAASARFDQWKISGAKLVHHPEQTYGPICFAQYTLHKNTLKLTAQLTPVEAIEGYKVALQVKDKAEWKSIQEREIDPMGRSAQFRIDNWPYQEAVPYRVMLELPLLQGRQAFYYEGTIAKEPTDAEEVKMAVFSCNADHGFPDQEVATNVLKHQPDLAVFLGDQYYEGSGGFGIQTSPLEKATLDFLHKWYMFGWSYREIFRHIPSACIPDDHDVYHGNVWGESGKHAPTEEGWGYVAQDQGGYKMPVNWVNMVQRTQTGHLPDPYDPTPVKRGINVYYTHWNYGGISMAILEDRKFKSAPKNVLPEEAQVTNGFIQNTEFDIKQHRDIDAELLGDRQLKFLNDWASDWEQGAEMKAVLSQTNFCTVATLPKGSIIDKIVPSLTIPEKGEYVEGDAPTTDMDSNGWPQQGRDKAVKALRKCFALHIAGDQHLASTVQYGVDEFGDAGFAFAGPALNNLWPRRWWPPLSSDHQPLKGKAAYTGNFLDGFGNRMTVHAVANPHQSYRQPARIYDRGTGYGIITFNKQARNMSIECWPRYIDPQANPQGQYEGWPVQLKQSDNYGRKPYAYLQEIEVESATDPVVEVINEASGEREYILRIKGRRFRPHVFAEGSYSLKVSSPEDGKSKTLSGLVASATPADEVKKLSL